A genomic region of Gemmata massiliana contains the following coding sequences:
- a CDS encoding 3-keto-disaccharide hydrolase → MQSRCLSRSLMAVALCAAVAVATFAEPVARAADEGWVQLFNGKDFTGWKIPNPPGGQFKGVKETKNEAGKVIAFAGVEKDKKDGTPGKEVTLWQIKDGLIVGGGPASHIFTEIEADNFHYRVEAKINDKGNSGQYFRTKFEPGFPAGYEAQINATHSDQIRTGSLYPDGRTKLGEFRKEICVMKDAPHKADEFFTQEVIADGNHITIIVNGKKTIDFKDPNNTYTKGHFALQGHDPGSVMTFKKVEYKPIKK, encoded by the coding sequence ATGCAATCCCGATGCCTCTCTCGCTCGCTCATGGCGGTGGCACTGTGCGCGGCCGTCGCCGTAGCGACCTTCGCCGAACCCGTCGCTCGCGCTGCGGACGAAGGGTGGGTGCAACTGTTTAACGGTAAAGACTTTACTGGCTGGAAGATCCCCAACCCCCCGGGCGGCCAGTTCAAAGGCGTGAAGGAAACGAAGAACGAGGCCGGGAAGGTGATTGCCTTCGCGGGCGTCGAGAAGGACAAAAAGGACGGCACCCCGGGTAAAGAAGTGACCCTCTGGCAGATCAAGGACGGGTTGATCGTCGGCGGTGGGCCGGCCAGCCACATCTTCACCGAGATCGAGGCTGACAACTTCCACTACCGAGTCGAAGCCAAGATCAACGACAAGGGTAACAGTGGCCAGTACTTCCGCACGAAGTTCGAGCCGGGTTTCCCGGCCGGTTACGAGGCTCAAATCAACGCGACGCACAGCGACCAGATCCGCACCGGTAGCCTCTACCCGGACGGCCGCACGAAGCTGGGCGAGTTCCGCAAGGAAATCTGCGTGATGAAGGACGCCCCGCACAAGGCTGATGAGTTCTTCACCCAAGAAGTGATCGCCGACGGCAACCACATCACGATCATCGTGAACGGCAAGAAGACGATCGACTTCAAAGACCCGAACAACACCTACACGAAGGGGCACTTCGCGCTTCAGGGCCACGACCCGGGCAGTGTGATGACGTTCAAGAAGGTCGAGTACAAGCCGATCAAGAAGTGA
- a CDS encoding isochorismatase family protein: protein MLRALAPLTLATLFSTIVAVPGSAAAPEKLKLTARKVTEVEETVTVTDPATNVTKTVSAKRGVPTNVTIEVDPTKTAIVVCDMWDDHWCQSASKRCAELAKQAEPVLKACRDRGMTIIHCPSDTIPFYKDHPARKRVADVKKVEPPKSKDLPNPPLPVDDTDGGCDDEKPAKQFKAWTRQNATITIDEKKDYITDNGTEVYSIMKEKGIDTLFVMGVHTNMCVLNRTFAIKQMVKWNVRTFLVRDLTDAMYNPKMKPFVAHDKGTQLIIEHIEKHWCPTIESKSILATK, encoded by the coding sequence ATGCTTCGCGCACTCGCACCCCTCACACTCGCCACACTTTTCAGCACCATTGTCGCGGTTCCCGGTTCGGCCGCCGCACCGGAAAAGCTCAAACTGACCGCACGAAAGGTCACCGAGGTCGAAGAGACCGTTACCGTCACCGACCCCGCGACCAACGTCACCAAAACGGTGAGCGCAAAACGGGGCGTCCCCACGAACGTTACCATCGAAGTCGATCCCACCAAGACCGCCATTGTGGTGTGCGATATGTGGGACGACCACTGGTGCCAGAGTGCGTCGAAGCGGTGCGCGGAACTCGCGAAACAGGCGGAACCGGTCCTGAAGGCTTGCCGTGATCGAGGCATGACAATCATTCACTGCCCGTCGGACACAATACCGTTCTACAAGGATCACCCGGCGCGCAAGCGAGTTGCGGATGTGAAGAAAGTGGAACCGCCAAAGTCGAAAGACCTGCCCAACCCGCCGCTGCCGGTGGACGACACGGACGGCGGGTGCGACGACGAGAAGCCCGCGAAGCAGTTCAAAGCGTGGACCCGCCAAAACGCGACCATCACCATCGACGAGAAGAAGGATTACATCACAGACAACGGGACCGAAGTGTACAGCATCATGAAGGAAAAGGGAATTGACACGCTCTTCGTGATGGGTGTTCACACTAACATGTGCGTACTGAACCGGACGTTCGCGATCAAGCAGATGGTGAAGTGGAACGTGCGAACGTTCCTGGTCCGCGACCTGACGGACGCGATGTACAACCCGAAGATGAAGCCGTTCGTGGCTCACGACAAGGGAACGCAGCTCATCATCGAGCACATCGAAAAACACTGGTGCCCGACGATCGAGAGCAAATCGATTCTCGCCACGAAGTGA